The nucleotide sequence aaaaaataattatttaatttaaaaataaacataaaatttataatatatttaaatacatttttaaaaaaataaaaattttgagtgatagacaaaaaaatattttatctattcgtagataaaaatatatttttaaattacaaaatgatcataatttttttttaaattataaaaatagtcttaacgtttaaaaaacaaaaatattttacaaaccTGGAAACTAGAAGTTTTCGTGTACCATACCATACGCATACATATTTATGTTTGCAGTGTAAGTGATTTGATGGgaggtatttttattattttattatgtgtgtataaaGTTGCGTGtgtgttaatgtatatttgattatgtatacagatatatgtgttaatttagtttagtgtaaattcatttagtgttaatttaatttagtttagtgtaaatttaatttagtgttaatttaatttatgtgtacagatatgtgtgttaatttagtgtatttgattatgtgtatgtctgtatctaattgtgtatttgattatgtgtaaatttgattatgtgtatcctATAGGGTGTAGTTCATTTATAGGAGAGATTTTGTtgaattttctctaaaaattatattaaataaaaaaaattaattaaatatttcttaggtatttaattaaatttgttggaaCTTAACCTTAGATTCCCGTTCGGTGACTTCCTCGATGGAGCGAGGAGATCACTGAATTGTCCAGTTGGACAGTCTGGAAATTTGGTGTCGTGTTGTGTGCCCAGCGAATACGCATTAATTTACTCATGCATGGTACGAAAATTCAGTAGCATTTCTTGTTGTTCTCCGGTTGCATATAAGAATATGTTTTGATTCATGCAATTGACTCAAATCGAGTTTAACTTGTATGAATCAACACATAATCTTTATCGTGCATCTGGAGAACTGTGCTGAGATgctgccaaaattaataatattgattagaTCTTACTTCTTTATATACTAACATGTTTATACATTCTCCAAAtactatttaattatgaaaaaaccatctacaggtttcaagaactacacgttttccacaaacttatatttaattaatgatttataaaaattttattttgggtaagaaagaaataaataaaatataataaaatatcgaaatagaaagtggaaatgggcgggaaaaaattttgacggcattttcattataatatatatatagatgacaGGTGTTAGAGGACGATATCGTGCAGGACGCAGTGGTTCTAGACCTAACTCGTCTGGGTCTACTGCTGCTTCCACCTCATCTACTGCAGCACCATATATTTCGAGAGATATTTCACCAGCATCCCTCCCATCAGCATCTCCTGTTGCTACTCTTGTAGTTGCTTCTTCACCGACCCTTCCTGCAGAGTCACCAGTACATCCATCATCTTACTCGACTGCCAGTCATTTTACATCCGACCCATTACATGTTATAGAGCAAGATGGCGATgggtaactttaatttttttttacattatgacatgtattaaattttatactaattattattatttgtatacaGGAGCATCTTTTGTCGTACAATAAATATCTCCCATATTATATCGACAATCTTCAAGAAACGTCTTCATAAGAAAGGTCATGTTTGGAAAGAAGTGCCTTCGGAGATAAAGGGCATGTATTGGGATGAATTTGcggtattaaattcaaattaataatatatatatatatttcaactattaatgtagaaatgtttaaattatttaatcttttttttttgttttacagAAAATTTTTCAGTGGGATCCTGCAATTGATGCATTAGTGAGAAGAGAGTGGACACAAAAAGCAGCGAAACGATATATCGACAACATTCGTATGTGGCATGCCAATGGAAAATCGATCTTTGTGCCAGATGATGTTTGGGATAGCTGGATGCAGAAATGGGAACAAGATGAAGCTTTCAAGAAACGGTCTGCACAAGCATCGCTGAACCGTTTGAGTGAGATAGGTGGCCTTGGGGCTGGTCTTTCCCGTCATACTGGGGGTTCTATATCTTCAGCAGAGCATAAAAGACGAATGGTgagatatttaatttatttaatttgttaatatttaatttttttttattaacatggttaattttatgtcatttttttttttagacacatGAGTTTGGGAGAGAGCCTACACTGATTGAATTGTTTGAACGaattcattctaaaaaatttgaagaaggACAGATGGTGTATGTCGACAGACGTTCTTCAAGTGTCGCtgtaagtattttttaattgtaagtaatatcatttttataattaacataagttttaatattcataattgatttattttattttcttcattaaactGTTGTAGGAAATGTATGGACAGTTGCTAGAGCAAGCAACTCAACCAAATGAAGGGTCTGAGGAGCCTCAGCAGCCAGATTGCGATCAGATATTCATCCAGGCTGCTGGGggggaaaataagaagaagaggatttacGGCATAGGATCTTTAtcacaatcaaaattttctgacGTTGGCAGCTCATCCTCTGTCTCATCTGGTCTTAATGAAAACCCAGTTATACAAGAAATGACAGAGAAATTAAAAGTGCAGTCAGAGCAGATAAATTCACAGGCGGAGCAGATAAATTCACAAGCAGAGCGGATAAATTCGCAGGCGGAGCAGATTAATTCGCAGGCTCATGAGCTGAGCGATGTTCGACGACAGATGTTTGAGATGCGATTTTTGATTGAACAACTTACTGCATCTACTCGTGGTattgttccttcttcttcttcttctcagccACAATCGACTTATCAACCTGACTCACCTAATGTTGATGATGATTTAGATGATTAGTTTTTGCAGTTATTTTTATGTAACGATTGGTATGTAACAGACAATTATATTAGCATGTAATAGACAATTATTAGTATCTtgtttgaataataatttttatattataaatataaattttggaatttttatataatttgtttaataaataattataaataaattttaaaattaaataaataaattaaaataaaattaaaaatgtataacttttagcgacggaaaaaaattgtgtcgctaaaatttttaaaaaaaattaatatattgcgACGAAATAATTTCGTcgcaataaaattttaatatattttttaatttttttaatttacttcagcgacgaaaaattccgtcgctataattaatttaataaaattcaaaaaaattcgTAGCGACGGCATTTTCCGtcgctataattaattttaaaaaaaaatcgaaaaatATTAGCGACGGAAACTTCAGTCgctatattaattgaataaaaaaattctaaactaatagcgacggaaaatttTCGTCGATAaagttaatttaataaaaaatttaaaatattataaatttcataaaaaaattctaaaatatagcgacggaatagTCCGTAgctaaaaagaataatttctttttttaaaaaaaaattgcgacGGATATTTCCGTCgcagaatttaaaaaaaaataaaaaaattcttttttttttaattagcaacggaatatttcgtcgctatattttaaatatttttttaaaaataatagcgacggaatttttcgttgctaataaaaaataataatttaaattttttttttaaaaatattgcgacggaaatattctgtcgcaatttttttaaaaaaatacagttaGCGATGGAAATATTTCTGTCGCTAAGACGTCGCTAAAATAGCGACGGATCCGTCGCAAAGAAAATTTAGCGACGCAGACTTTAGCGACGGACAGTTTCCGTCGCTAAAGATATTTT is from Diospyros lotus cultivar Yz01 chromosome 2, ASM1463336v1, whole genome shotgun sequence and encodes:
- the LOC127794836 gene encoding uncharacterized protein LOC127794836, whose protein sequence is MTGVRGRYRAGRSGSRPNSSGSTAASTSSTAAPYISRDISPASLPSASPVATLVVASSPTLPAESPVHPSSYSTASHFTSDPLHVIEQDGDGSIFCRTINISHIISTIFKKRLHKKGHVWKEVPSEIKGMYWDEFAKIFQWDPAIDALVRREWTQKAAKRYIDNIRMWHANGKSIFVPDDVWDSWMQKWEQDEAFKKRSAQASLNRLSEIGGLGAGLSRHTGGSISSAEHKRRMTHEFGREPTLIELFERIHSKKFEEGQMVYVDRRSSSVAEMYGQLLEQATQPNEGSEEPQQPDCDQIFIQAAGGENKKKRIYGIGSLSQSKFSDVGSSSSVSSGLNENPVIQEMTEKLKVQSEQINSQAEQINSQAERINSQAEQINSQAHELSDVRRQMFEMRFLIEQLTASTRGIVPSSSSSQPQSTYQPDSPNVDDDLDD